The proteins below are encoded in one region of Coffea arabica cultivar ET-39 chromosome 4c, Coffea Arabica ET-39 HiFi, whole genome shotgun sequence:
- the LOC113739090 gene encoding nucleolar GTP-binding protein 1-like produces MSIPLVLEDENGGVDVYSASLRKHYILANDEWKDDIMLEIMDGHNVYDFIDPDILQRLEELEREEGIRQEQEANDDFEMDGAELTAEEQEALAEIRKKKSFLIQQHRMKKSTAESRPIVPRKFDKERQFTSERMGRQLSSLGLDPSLAINRARSKSRGRKRERSPERGEDAMDVDNDQPSKKLRLRSRSRSRSRPPNEVALGEGFKDSAQKVKVVKLAKKSVKKRNKDARRGEVDRVIPSLKPKHLFSGKRSIGKTQRH; encoded by the coding sequence ATGAGTATACCACTAGTTCTGGAGGATGAGAATGGTGGTGTAGATGTATACTCTGCTAGCTTAAGAAAGCACTATATCCTTGCAAATGATGAATGGAAAGACGATATAATGCTTGAAATTATGGATGGGCACAATGTCTATGATTTCATTGATCCTGATATTTTACAGAGGCTTGAGGAATTGGAGCGTGAGGAAGGTATTCGGCAGGAACAGGAGGCTAATGATGATTTTGAGATGGATGGTGCTGAGTTGACTGCAGAAGAACAAGAAGCCCTAGCTGAGatcaggaaaaagaaaagctttCTCATTCAACAGCATAGGATGAAAAAAAGTACTGCAGAGAGCCGACCAATTGTTCCCCGAAAATTTGACAAAGAGAGACAGTTCACTTCTGAAAGAATGGGAAGACAGTTATCATCTCTTGGACTTGATCCTAGTTTGGCGATTAATAGAGCTCGTAGTAAGTCCAGAGGTCGTAAGAGGGAGAGATCACCTGAAAGAGGAGAAGATGCCATGGATGTAGACAATGATCAACCTAGCAAGAAGCTGCGCTTGAGGTCTAGATCTCGGTCAAGGTCACGTCCACCAAATGAAGTGGCCCTAGGAGAGGGTTTCAAGGACTCTGCTCAAAAGGTTAAGGTTGTGAAGCTGGCTAAGAAATCTGTAAAGAAGAGGAACAAGGATGCTCGGCGTGGAGAGGTTGACAGAGTCATTCCTTCTCTAAAACCCAAGCACTTGTTCTCTGGCAAAAGATCCATCGGAAAAACCCAGAGGCATTAG
- the LOC140004719 gene encoding replication protein A 70 kDa DNA-binding subunit B-like: MWSEHADGMLCLPEVNACMVCWTSQVQLIEASHVKTNRGSELIKKFRYFGVKVTALAIDENIDRVSNLLVPFKKYRISRARVYETPNSSLSVGSYRFYWIFTDEIVIDEVIKIEPLKLPCYFWLHSIASCDIVVDIENFIDVMGIILCAFPAREIFFKEGPSVARDYVIVNYELRPIILILWNEFEAVEGTDTMANIAQNPVLISVHLRVTTDNYLSLSTQSSSVILVSPIVQEAGNLRAWSAAFVSS; this comes from the exons ATGTGGTCTGAGCATGCTGATGGGATGTTATGTTTGCCTGAGGTTAATGCTTGCATGGTTTGTTGGACATCTCAAGTTCAGCTTATTGAGGCATCGCACGTGAAGACAAATCGTGGCAGTGAGCTAATAAAGAAGTTTCGCTACTTT GGTGTTAAGGTGACTGCACTTGCAATTGATGAGAATATTGATCGTGTTAGCAATCTACTTGTGCCGTTTAAGAAGTATCGCATTTCAAGAGCCCGTGTTTATGAGACACCTAACTCTTCTTTGAGCGTTGGTTCTTATCGCTTTTATTGGATTTTCACTGATGAAATTGTGATTGATGAAGTGATCAAAATTGAACCTCTAAAGCTCCCATGTTATTTTTGGTTGCACTCTATTGCTTCATGCGACATTGTTGTTGACATAGAAAATTTCATAG ATGTCATGGGAATTATTTTGTGTGCCTTTCCTGCTAGAgaaatattttttaaagaaGGGCCGTCTGTCGCGCGTGACTATGTTATTGTTAACTATGA GCTTAGACCTATTATTTTGATCCTCTGGAATGAGTTCGAAGCTGTAGAAGGGACTGATACAATGGCTAATATTGCACAAAATCCGGTTTTGATAAGTGTCCATCTTAGGGTGACTACAGATAACT ATTTATCATTATCAACTCAGTCTTCATCTGTAATATTAGTTTCACCAATTGTGCAAGAAGCTGGGAACCTTCGAGCATGGTCTGctgctttt GTTTCAAGCTAA